Proteins encoded together in one Pseudomonas sp. Seg1 window:
- a CDS encoding DUF4123 domain-containing protein, with amino-acid sequence MSGAALEPKAQWLLLDSPDAARALTVLRQAFPGIRRFWLFEGTEFEPVSEHGPVLVDLCDSSALSALCHSDPDTWRGLLLSSNAPAQVLLSHLQRMLTVSFGLNHRALLSYYNRQTASYFFDACDAGELSRWLGPIRQLRWFGGTWADRAIGSQGWQQLRNPGLVVEPLNIEESLTRRQREHLQTCLLEQHIWRWCQSLGTDYITMASHVQQGLALGFSDRTVLDGWLWLRLLHPRAVLVPPPEGLTQQERLEHVRRQWRDGPV; translated from the coding sequence GCGCGGGCGCTGACGGTGTTACGCCAGGCGTTTCCCGGAATACGGCGCTTCTGGCTGTTCGAGGGGACCGAATTCGAGCCGGTCAGCGAACATGGCCCGGTATTGGTCGACCTGTGCGACAGCTCCGCGTTGTCAGCCTTGTGTCACAGCGATCCGGACACCTGGCGTGGGCTGTTGCTCAGCAGCAACGCGCCTGCGCAGGTGTTGCTGAGTCACTTGCAGCGCATGCTCACGGTCTCGTTCGGATTGAATCATCGGGCCTTGCTCAGCTACTACAACCGCCAGACCGCGAGCTATTTTTTCGACGCCTGCGATGCCGGCGAATTGAGCCGCTGGCTCGGGCCGATCCGCCAGTTGCGCTGGTTCGGCGGCACCTGGGCCGACCGTGCAATCGGCAGTCAGGGCTGGCAGCAGTTGCGCAATCCCGGACTGGTGGTCGAACCCCTGAACATCGAAGAAAGCCTCACCCGGCGTCAACGCGAACATCTGCAAACGTGCCTGCTGGAACAGCACATCTGGCGGTGGTGCCAATCGCTGGGAACCGACTACATAACGATGGCCTCCCATGTTCAACAGGGGCTGGCGCTGGGCTTCAGCGACCGCACCGTGCTCGATGGCTGGTTGTGGCTACGCTTGCTGCATCCGCGTGCCGTATTGGTGCCGCCACCCGAGGGCTTGACCCAGCAGGAGCGGCTTGAGCATGTGCGGCGCCAATGGCGCGATGGTCCGGTTTGA
- a CDS encoding alpha/beta hydrolase, translating to MRAFFRQRFSALIGAVVLLALSACSPVKLLNALTPDSTFEKTAGIAYGDDPRQKLDVYVPRRALADAPVVVFFYGGSWNSGAREDYGFVGEALASRGIVAVVADYRLFPQVRYPLFLEDGARAVAWTRAHIGEFSGNPQRLYLMGHSSGGYNAAMLALDGSLLGAVGMSPKDLSGWIGLAGPYDFLPIKNPEVRPVFFWPDSPPQSQPINHVSRGAPPALLIAASKDDLVNPTRNTGGLARKLREAGVPVQDLYYSRPSHITLVATLSRPLRRLAPVLDQVVGFIEHTPTQ from the coding sequence ATGAGAGCTTTTTTTCGGCAAAGGTTTAGCGCGTTGATCGGCGCTGTTGTGCTATTGGCGCTGAGCGCCTGTTCGCCGGTGAAACTGCTCAATGCCTTGACCCCGGACAGCACGTTCGAGAAAACCGCCGGCATTGCTTATGGCGACGATCCTCGGCAGAAACTCGATGTGTACGTGCCACGTCGGGCGCTGGCGGATGCGCCGGTGGTGGTGTTTTTCTACGGTGGCAGCTGGAACAGCGGTGCGCGCGAAGACTACGGCTTTGTCGGCGAGGCGCTGGCGTCTCGCGGCATCGTCGCGGTCGTGGCGGATTATCGGTTGTTTCCGCAGGTGCGTTATCCCCTGTTTCTTGAGGATGGCGCGCGAGCGGTGGCCTGGACCCGGGCGCACATTGGCGAGTTTTCCGGCAATCCGCAGCGCTTGTATCTGATGGGGCACAGTTCGGGTGGCTACAACGCGGCGATGCTGGCGCTCGATGGCAGCTTGCTCGGTGCGGTGGGCATGTCACCGAAGGATCTCAGCGGCTGGATCGGCCTGGCCGGGCCCTACGATTTTCTGCCAATCAAGAATCCCGAGGTGCGTCCGGTGTTTTTCTGGCCGGACTCACCGCCGCAATCGCAGCCAATCAATCATGTCAGTCGCGGCGCACCACCCGCCCTGCTGATCGCGGCGAGCAAGGATGACCTGGTCAACCCGACACGCAACACCGGCGGTCTGGCGCGCAAACTGCGCGAAGCCGGGGTGCCGGTGCAGGATCTGTACTATTCTCGGCCCAGTCACATCACCTTGGTCGCGACGCTGTCGCGACCGTTGCGGCGACTGGCACCGGTGCTCGATCAAGTGGTCGGGTTCATCGAACACACGCCGACTCAGTGA
- a CDS encoding MATE family efflux transporter has protein sequence MSNLIADWRDRPTHRKVWALAAPMILSNISVPLVALVDSTVIGHLPHAHQLGAVAVGASLYTFLAWAMGFLRMGTTGFAAQAAGRSDGAALRQILLQGLLLAMGLALVLGILGVPLSGVALHFMQPSAELDQLTRDFFHTRLFGLPAALASYALVGWFLGTQNARAPLAILLTTNLINIALNLWFVIGLDWGVVGSARASVIAEWCGALLGLLLTRKALRAYPGHIVWAALKLWQSWRPLLAVNRDIFIRSLALQSVFFLITVQGARLGDATVAANALLLNGLLLTAHALDGLAHAVEALCGHAIGARDRLALRRSLVVAGGWSLIASLGFALLFLLAGHLFIEMQTDIQSVRDTAFIYLPYLAVLPLIAVWSYLLDGLFIGATRAREMRNGMLMTVVFLVPFAWLLQGLGNHGLWITFLLFMVLRSLTLGAQAWWLKRNDGWFNGVAH, from the coding sequence ATGTCCAACCTGATTGCCGACTGGCGCGACCGCCCGACCCATCGCAAGGTCTGGGCGCTTGCCGCGCCGATGATCCTCTCCAATATTTCCGTGCCGCTGGTGGCGCTGGTCGACAGCACCGTCATCGGCCATTTGCCGCACGCCCATCAACTCGGCGCGGTGGCAGTTGGCGCCAGCCTGTACACCTTTCTCGCCTGGGCCATGGGTTTTCTGCGCATGGGCACTACCGGCTTCGCGGCTCAGGCCGCCGGGCGCAGCGACGGTGCAGCGTTGCGGCAGATCCTCTTGCAGGGGTTGTTGCTGGCGATGGGGCTGGCACTGGTCCTAGGCATCCTGGGCGTACCACTGAGCGGTGTCGCGCTGCACTTCATGCAGCCGTCGGCGGAGCTTGATCAACTCACTCGCGACTTCTTCCACACCCGGCTGTTTGGCCTGCCGGCAGCGCTGGCCAGTTATGCACTGGTCGGCTGGTTCCTCGGCACCCAGAACGCCCGGGCGCCGCTGGCGATTCTGCTGACCACAAATCTGATCAACATCGCCCTCAATCTGTGGTTCGTCATCGGGCTGGACTGGGGCGTGGTCGGTTCGGCCCGGGCCTCGGTGATTGCCGAGTGGTGCGGTGCCCTGCTCGGCCTGTTGCTGACGCGCAAGGCGCTGCGCGCCTATCCCGGGCACATCGTCTGGGCCGCACTCAAGCTGTGGCAGAGCTGGCGTCCACTGCTGGCGGTCAATCGCGACATTTTCATTCGCAGCCTGGCGCTGCAATCGGTATTTTTCCTGATCACGGTGCAAGGCGCGCGACTCGGCGACGCAACAGTCGCCGCCAACGCCCTGTTGCTCAACGGTTTGCTGTTGACGGCCCATGCGCTGGACGGTCTGGCCCACGCGGTCGAGGCATTGTGCGGCCACGCCATCGGCGCTCGTGATCGCCTCGCCTTGCGTCGCTCGCTAGTGGTTGCCGGAGGCTGGTCGCTGATCGCCAGCCTCGGTTTTGCCCTGTTGTTCCTGCTGGCCGGGCACTTGTTCATCGAAATGCAGACCGATATCCAAAGCGTGCGCGACACCGCGTTCATTTATCTGCCGTACCTCGCCGTGCTGCCATTGATTGCGGTCTGGAGCTATTTACTCGATGGCTTGTTCATCGGCGCCACCCGTGCCCGGGAAATGCGCAACGGCATGCTCATGACCGTGGTTTTTCTCGTGCCGTTCGCATGGCTGCTACAAGGTCTGGGCAATCATGGTCTGTGGATAACGTTTCTGCTGTTCATGGTGCTGCGCAGCCTGACCCTCGGTGCGCAAGCCTGGTGGCTCAAGCGCAACGACGGCTGGTTCAACGGCGTCGCTCACTGA
- a CDS encoding MazG-like family protein, which yields MNLVELTERLHAIRDRNDWRQFHSPKNLAMAASVEMSELVEIFQWLTEDQSRQLPADKLAHAGQEVGDIVLYLLLLCSELGLDMNEVVRSKLADSERRFS from the coding sequence ATGAACCTTGTTGAACTGACCGAACGCCTGCACGCCATTCGCGACCGCAATGACTGGCGGCAATTTCACAGCCCGAAAAACCTCGCCATGGCCGCCAGCGTCGAAATGTCTGAGCTGGTGGAGATCTTCCAATGGCTGACGGAAGACCAGTCGCGCCAGTTGCCGGCGGACAAACTCGCCCACGCCGGGCAGGAAGTCGGCGACATCGTCCTGTATCTGTTGCTGCTGTGCAGCGAGTTGGGGCTGGACATGAATGAAGTGGTGCGCAGCAAGCTCGCTGACAGCGAACGGCGGTTCAGCTGA
- a CDS encoding methyltransferase has protein sequence MSDRHFDQLATRFAEKIYGGAKGAIRLAVLQADLAEALPDRPLRVLDIGGGLGHMSLWLAERGHDVTFTEPAEPMLEGARQRFAEAGQTATFIQAPWQELLGQLTEPYDLVICHAVLEWLAEPHAILPVLHQLTKPGGWLSLAFYNRDALIYRNLLKGHFKKMRKNDMAGEKQSLTPQQPLDPRELATQLDGLWQVESQSGIRVFHDYMPVEFQARAELVDLLEMELAHRRHPGFAGLGRYLHWICRPI, from the coding sequence ATGAGCGACCGGCATTTCGATCAGTTGGCGACCCGCTTCGCCGAAAAAATCTACGGCGGCGCCAAAGGCGCGATTCGCCTCGCGGTGTTGCAGGCTGACCTCGCCGAAGCGCTGCCGGATCGTCCGTTGCGTGTTCTCGACATCGGCGGTGGTCTGGGCCACATGTCGCTGTGGCTGGCCGAACGCGGGCATGACGTGACCTTTACCGAGCCGGCCGAGCCGATGCTCGAAGGCGCCCGCCAGCGCTTCGCCGAGGCGGGGCAGACCGCGACGTTCATTCAGGCGCCGTGGCAGGAACTCCTCGGGCAGCTCACCGAACCGTATGACCTGGTGATCTGCCATGCGGTGCTGGAATGGCTGGCCGAACCCCACGCGATCCTGCCGGTGTTGCACCAACTGACCAAGCCCGGTGGCTGGTTGTCGCTGGCGTTCTACAACCGCGATGCGCTGATTTATCGAAATCTGCTCAAGGGCCATTTCAAGAAGATGCGCAAGAACGACATGGCCGGCGAAAAGCAGAGCCTGACTCCGCAGCAACCTCTCGATCCGAGGGAACTGGCAACGCAACTCGACGGCCTGTGGCAGGTCGAAAGCCAGAGCGGGATACGGGTTTTCCACGACTACATGCCGGTGGAATTCCAGGCCCGCGCCGAACTCGTGGATTTGCTCGAGATGGAGCTCGCTCACCGTCGTCACCCAGGCTTCGCCGGGCTTGGGCGTTACTTGCACTGGATCTGCCGGCCGATCTGA
- a CDS encoding DUF4136 domain-containing protein codes for MKAQAGLLLICLGLAACQGSNPYVAQSRPLPPAPPQASNTFDRSAYPAPPRDYGRYRSWAWLNGQLPPGTAWADSAQVAEAVSNALDQRGLRPLHDNRPADLFVTANLRLETRLRQVQDDYGYGGYGGYDRYGRGYGMYNSVPIVRTYQEQVVVVRVDLFDAGTGQPVWSASAETANKGSQIDRTDAIREAVEKAMSAYPPS; via the coding sequence ATGAAAGCACAAGCGGGGTTATTGCTGATCTGTCTGGGGTTGGCCGCGTGCCAGGGCAGCAACCCCTACGTCGCGCAGTCGCGGCCCCTGCCGCCAGCGCCACCGCAAGCGTCCAACACCTTTGATCGCAGCGCTTACCCGGCGCCACCGCGCGATTATGGGCGTTACCGCAGTTGGGCCTGGCTCAACGGGCAGTTGCCGCCGGGCACGGCCTGGGCGGATTCGGCGCAAGTGGCCGAAGCGGTGAGCAATGCGCTGGATCAACGCGGCTTGCGTCCTCTGCACGACAATCGCCCGGCAGACCTGTTCGTCACAGCCAACCTGCGTCTGGAAACCCGCTTGCGTCAGGTCCAGGACGATTACGGCTACGGCGGGTACGGCGGCTATGATCGTTACGGTCGCGGTTACGGCATGTACAACAGCGTGCCGATCGTGCGCACATATCAGGAGCAGGTTGTGGTGGTGCGGGTCGATCTGTTCGACGCCGGCACCGGGCAACCGGTGTGGAGCGCCAGTGCCGAAACCGCGAACAAGGGCAGCCAGATCGATCGCACCGATGCAATTCGCGAGGCTGTCGAAAAGGCCATGTCGGCGTATCCTCCCAGTTAG
- a CDS encoding DUF4136 domain-containing protein, whose protein sequence is MFRRLALLAMAALLSACAANQVNHDFDASRDFAAYRSWSWKDPALQYRPDDPRIKSDLTEQRIRQAVSDQLDQRGLRPAAAGGKGDLSVQTYLIVEDRQQQVTTNYGGGWGGPWNGYWGAPMYNETRNITYKVATIQIDLLDGKDGKLVWRGSDEQMLASKPNPEDRSNAIRETVARILSNYPPR, encoded by the coding sequence ATGTTCCGCCGTCTCGCTTTACTGGCCATGGCCGCGCTGCTCAGTGCCTGCGCCGCCAACCAGGTCAACCATGACTTTGATGCCAGCCGCGACTTTGCCGCCTATCGCAGCTGGAGCTGGAAAGACCCCGCTCTGCAATATCGCCCCGACGATCCACGGATCAAGAGCGACCTGACCGAACAGCGCATCCGCCAGGCCGTCAGCGATCAACTCGATCAGCGTGGCTTGCGCCCTGCCGCCGCGGGCGGCAAAGGTGATTTGAGCGTGCAGACCTACCTGATCGTCGAGGATCGTCAGCAGCAAGTGACGACCAACTACGGCGGCGGTTGGGGTGGCCCGTGGAACGGCTACTGGGGCGCGCCGATGTACAACGAAACGCGCAACATCACCTACAAGGTCGCGACAATCCAGATCGACCTGCTCGACGGCAAGGACGGCAAACTGGTGTGGCGCGGCAGCGATGAGCAGATGCTGGCCAGCAAGCCGAATCCGGAGGATCGCAGCAATGCCATTCGCGAGACAGTCGCCCGCATCCTCTCCAACTACCCACCGCGTTAA
- a CDS encoding pilus assembly protein TadG-related protein codes for MSPRSQFNGPARQRGAIGLMAALTLGLALVCMVLVVDSGRLYMEQRRLQRVVDVAALEAVSRGGDCLSGASANAYATASAARNSFTVGQGATLVVTCGTVQTGANNLRAFAADASKKEAISVVATRVVPSSVAAALYGLFSPGSVSPTTRLGATAVGASSILPPQAQLTIGTTLATVDASKSALLNSVWGGMLGGSLNLSVAGWQGLLDANINLLSYLNQLALDVNVDAGNYTQLLSKNIQIGQLIDTAITVLTKGGTTTSVAVNGLLGLKAVVGSTEVALGKLLQLQTGATSAALNANLQVFQLLEAVVQVANSQNALSATVPLSIPGLVNGSVKVKVIQPPQLSAVGNPMLAKADPMGANRIYVKTAQVRTLISLNLPVLSGVAGLASAIVSTPLVGGLTDTLNNLLHLNIAGTLNSLFCTLGGTCQRTDLKILSTSSIDILLEASAADSHVTDYNCLSDATKSLTTQTNSSLVKLKVGKIDATNAFSSSADVTVQPLALIDVGVITCTIPLLGLGSATCDPNSRKPFYGGGLGVMVDTSVASTQNIHTYNQPPEIKQPPLNYSFGTQGVVNSLKGTLSGVQVQAYKPTGSSLLGGLLTTTADVLAGVNNTLGVVIDNLLSPVLDPILDSLLANLGITLNKVDVGANLSCRPPGQPTLVI; via the coding sequence ATGTCGCCTCGTTCGCAATTCAACGGCCCGGCCCGGCAGCGCGGGGCGATCGGTCTGATGGCGGCGCTGACCCTGGGCCTGGCCTTGGTGTGCATGGTCCTGGTGGTCGACAGCGGCCGTTTGTACATGGAGCAACGCCGTTTGCAGCGGGTGGTCGACGTTGCCGCGCTGGAGGCGGTATCGCGCGGTGGCGATTGCCTGTCAGGTGCCAGCGCCAACGCTTACGCTACCGCCAGTGCGGCGCGCAACAGTTTCACCGTGGGCCAGGGGGCGACCCTTGTCGTGACCTGCGGTACCGTGCAAACCGGTGCCAACAACCTGCGCGCCTTCGCCGCCGATGCCAGCAAGAAAGAAGCCATCAGCGTGGTCGCCACCCGGGTCGTGCCCAGCAGTGTGGCTGCGGCGCTGTACGGGTTGTTTTCGCCGGGCAGCGTTTCGCCCACCACTCGCCTGGGCGCCACCGCCGTCGGCGCCTCCTCGATTCTGCCCCCGCAGGCGCAATTGACCATCGGCACCACGCTGGCCACCGTCGATGCGAGCAAGTCGGCGCTCCTCAACTCGGTATGGGGGGGCATGCTCGGTGGCAGCCTCAACCTCAGCGTTGCTGGCTGGCAGGGGCTGCTGGACGCCAATATCAACCTGCTCAGTTACCTCAATCAACTGGCGCTCGATGTCAATGTCGATGCTGGCAACTACACCCAACTGTTGAGCAAGAACATCCAGATCGGCCAACTGATCGACACCGCCATCACCGTGCTGACCAAGGGTGGCACCACCACCAGTGTCGCGGTCAACGGCCTGCTCGGGTTGAAGGCCGTGGTCGGCAGCACTGAAGTGGCGCTGGGCAAATTGCTACAGTTGCAGACCGGTGCCACGTCTGCCGCGCTCAATGCCAATCTGCAAGTGTTCCAGCTGCTTGAGGCCGTCGTGCAGGTGGCCAACAGTCAGAACGCGCTGAGCGCGACGGTGCCGTTGAGCATTCCGGGGCTGGTCAATGGCTCGGTCAAAGTCAAAGTCATTCAGCCGCCGCAATTGTCGGCCGTGGGCAACCCGATGCTGGCCAAGGCCGACCCCATGGGTGCCAACCGGATTTACGTGAAAACCGCGCAGGTGCGCACGTTGATCTCGCTGAACCTGCCGGTGCTGTCCGGCGTCGCCGGGCTGGCCAGCGCCATCGTCAGTACGCCGCTGGTGGGCGGATTGACGGATACACTGAACAACCTGTTGCACCTGAACATTGCCGGTACGCTGAACTCGTTGTTTTGCACGCTCGGTGGCACCTGTCAGCGCACGGACCTGAAGATTCTGTCGACGTCGAGCATCGACATTCTCCTGGAAGCTTCGGCCGCCGACAGCCATGTAACCGATTACAACTGCTTGAGCGATGCGACCAAAAGCCTGACCACCCAGACCAACTCCTCACTGGTCAAACTCAAGGTCGGCAAGATCGACGCGACCAATGCGTTTTCATCCTCGGCAGACGTCACGGTGCAGCCGCTGGCGTTGATCGATGTCGGCGTCATCACCTGCACCATTCCACTGCTGGGCCTGGGCTCGGCCACTTGCGATCCCAACTCGCGCAAGCCGTTTTACGGTGGCGGTCTCGGCGTGATGGTGGACACCTCGGTGGCCAGTACCCAGAACATCCACACCTACAACCAGCCACCGGAAATCAAGCAACCGCCGCTGAACTACAGCTTCGGTACACAAGGCGTGGTCAATAGCCTGAAAGGCACGTTGAGCGGGGTTCAGGTGCAAGCCTACAAACCCACCGGTTCGAGCCTGCTGGGCGGTTTGCTCACCACCACTGCGGATGTCCTGGCTGGCGTCAACAACACGCTGGGCGTGGTCATCGACAACTTGCTCAGCCCGGTGCTTGACCCGATTCTCGACAGTTTGCTCGCCAACCTCGGCATCACCCTGAACAAGGTCGATGTCGGCGCCAACCTCAGTTGTCGACCGCCCGGCCAGCCGACCCTGGTGATTTAA
- a CDS encoding PAS domain-containing protein: MSSGDKLFGRLLNRHPEAVQPLDNPVVPSVGLQLHLDGDGQVLHLSGPLRHVLAQRMSTSHPAPLLEYVLPHSSLALEGRPADWQGQLLDLDFFSLAGPPLHLRGWVQAQGDGWLLQLLDIGDLLGERRQTRSREQCQLLATQVRDQLRLGSLARLPEVLGEQLQRLSQHLHIPCLAVALLDEQGQGWQVHQHYAALQAPQIWRDQQRLGTGLDSLNGALPQRLLASEQPRLSALFGPHAGFAVPYRDAQGVAAWLLCASYNAQQQAPDLNDHDWLLLAAAVAAPLLERLREHRHHQQLERLDVLQALLGTGWWEVSSDSAEVQLAPALAASLGLPTERLPIQDWFTQVHPADRDELRSHLQALQDEGTPLELCVRLQSSDQPLPLWYRLQGRSLGIGAERRLVGFMLDISDIKNQQQQAAAAHARLDNLIASAPAVIYVQRYVEGALQPTFFSASLQPLLGWNLADCDNGRLVEHVHPEDRPRYFERTRQLLREGSVSTRYRVLDRQGNAHWLLDEAKLLRDDLGLPVEAVGLWLDVTEATLAAEQVKASEERYRILVEDSPAMICRYRPDLTLTFGNRPLATYLECLPEQLPGVNLGGWMSDEQREAFIQRLAQLTPEQPVSSAEINLRLPGREHAWWVWSDRGVFDEQGRLIEVQAVGRDNTEVRRSQQQLTQSAKMATLGEMATGLAHEINQPLNVMRMAIVNVLKRLGNGDVQIDYLTDKLNRIDAQVQRAARVVDHMRVFGRRSEIEQHPFNPLDAIEGTLSLLAEGLRGKGVELRVNEAEFQVQVRGYVDQLEQVLINLMVNARDALLGKREADRDFQPWIAVRAECDEHVVRLWVEDNGGGIDPRLLERIFEPFFTTKPVGVGTGLGLSVSYGIIDNMGGRLSVRNGDEGAQFCIELPIALND; encoded by the coding sequence TTGAGTTCCGGTGACAAGCTGTTCGGTCGCCTGCTCAATCGACACCCCGAAGCGGTCCAGCCGCTGGACAACCCTGTGGTGCCGAGCGTCGGCCTGCAACTGCATCTGGATGGCGATGGCCAGGTCCTTCATCTGAGCGGGCCGCTGCGCCATGTACTCGCGCAGCGGATGTCCACCAGCCATCCCGCGCCGTTGCTGGAGTATGTGTTGCCGCACAGCAGCCTCGCGCTGGAGGGCAGGCCCGCCGACTGGCAAGGTCAGTTGCTCGACCTGGATTTTTTCAGCCTCGCCGGTCCGCCGCTGCATTTACGCGGCTGGGTGCAGGCGCAAGGTGACGGCTGGTTGCTGCAATTGCTCGACATCGGCGACCTGCTCGGCGAACGGCGGCAGACCCGCAGTCGCGAGCAATGCCAGTTGTTGGCCACGCAGGTTCGCGATCAGTTGCGCCTGGGCAGCCTCGCCCGCTTGCCCGAGGTACTGGGCGAACAGCTCCAACGCCTGAGTCAGCATTTGCACATCCCTTGTCTGGCGGTGGCACTGCTCGATGAGCAAGGCCAGGGCTGGCAGGTTCACCAGCATTACGCCGCGTTGCAGGCACCGCAGATATGGCGTGATCAGCAGCGTCTGGGCACTGGCCTCGACAGTCTCAACGGCGCCTTGCCGCAACGTTTGCTGGCCAGCGAACAACCGCGCCTGAGCGCGCTGTTCGGCCCGCACGCAGGTTTCGCCGTGCCCTACCGCGACGCGCAGGGCGTCGCGGCGTGGTTGCTCTGCGCCAGTTATAACGCACAGCAACAGGCACCGGATCTGAACGATCACGACTGGCTGCTGTTGGCCGCTGCCGTGGCCGCGCCGTTACTGGAGCGCCTGCGCGAGCATCGCCATCACCAGCAACTGGAACGCCTTGACGTGCTGCAAGCGCTGCTCGGCACCGGTTGGTGGGAGGTCAGCAGCGACAGCGCCGAAGTCCAACTGGCCCCGGCGCTGGCCGCCAGCCTGGGTTTGCCAACCGAGCGGCTACCGATTCAGGACTGGTTCACTCAGGTGCATCCCGCCGACCGCGATGAGCTGCGCAGCCATCTGCAAGCCTTGCAGGACGAAGGCACGCCACTGGAATTGTGTGTGCGCCTGCAATCCAGCGATCAGCCGTTGCCATTGTGGTATCGCTTGCAGGGTCGCTCGCTGGGCATCGGTGCCGAGCGCCGCTTGGTGGGCTTCATGCTCGACATCAGCGACATCAAGAATCAGCAGCAACAGGCTGCCGCCGCCCACGCGCGGCTGGACAATCTGATCGCCAGTGCCCCTGCCGTGATCTATGTGCAGCGCTATGTCGAAGGCGCGCTGCAACCGACGTTTTTCAGCGCCAGTCTGCAACCGTTGCTCGGCTGGAATCTCGCTGATTGCGACAACGGGCGGCTGGTCGAACACGTCCATCCCGAAGACCGCCCGCGCTATTTCGAACGCACACGCCAGTTGCTGCGCGAAGGTTCGGTGAGCACGCGCTATCGCGTGCTCGACCGTCAGGGCAATGCGCACTGGCTGCTCGACGAAGCCAAGCTGCTGCGTGACGATCTCGGCCTGCCCGTAGAAGCGGTGGGATTGTGGCTGGACGTCACCGAAGCGACCCTCGCCGCCGAACAGGTCAAGGCCAGCGAAGAGCGTTACCGGATTCTGGTGGAAGACTCGCCGGCGATGATTTGCCGCTACCGCCCGGACCTGACACTGACCTTCGGCAACCGGCCGTTGGCGACGTATCTGGAATGCCTGCCCGAGCAATTGCCCGGCGTGAATCTGGGCGGCTGGATGTCCGACGAACAGCGCGAAGCCTTCATCCAGCGCCTGGCGCAATTGACCCCGGAACAGCCGGTGAGCAGCGCCGAAATCAATTTGCGCCTGCCCGGTCGCGAGCACGCGTGGTGGGTCTGGTCGGATCGTGGAGTGTTTGATGAGCAAGGTCGCCTGATCGAGGTGCAAGCGGTGGGACGCGACAACACCGAGGTGCGGCGCTCCCAGCAGCAGCTGACGCAAAGCGCAAAAATGGCCACCCTCGGCGAAATGGCCACCGGTCTCGCCCACGAAATCAACCAGCCGCTGAACGTGATGCGCATGGCCATCGTCAATGTGCTCAAGCGTCTGGGCAACGGCGATGTGCAGATCGACTATTTGACCGACAAGCTCAATCGCATCGACGCGCAAGTGCAACGGGCGGCACGGGTGGTGGATCACATGCGCGTGTTCGGCCGCCGCTCGGAAATCGAACAGCATCCGTTCAACCCCCTCGATGCCATTGAAGGCACGCTGTCGCTGTTAGCGGAAGGGCTGCGTGGCAAAGGTGTCGAGCTGCGGGTCAACGAGGCGGAGTTTCAGGTTCAGGTGCGCGGCTATGTCGATCAACTCGAACAAGTGCTGATCAATCTGATGGTCAATGCGCGCGATGCCTTGCTCGGCAAGCGCGAGGCGGATCGCGACTTCCAACCGTGGATCGCCGTGCGTGCCGAGTGCGATGAGCACGTGGTGCGGTTGTGGGTCGAGGACAACGGCGGCGGCATTGATCCGCGTCTGCTGGAGCGCATTTTCGAGCCGTTCTTCACCACCAAACCGGTCGGCGTCGGCACCGGTCTGGGCTTGTCGGTGAGTTACGGCATCATCGACAACATGGGCGGACGCCTGAGTGTGCGCAATGGCGACGAAGGTGCTCAGTTCTGTATCGAGCTGCCGATCGCGCTCAACGATTAA
- a CDS encoding TadE/TadG family type IV pilus assembly protein: MKSGLPRKQKGAVAIEFALVFIVFFAVFYGLVSYSLPLLLMQSFNESTAEAVRRSVALDPATANYPAAVTATARTELTRQLAWLPGALNFNAASDSTITYTGGVLTVTINYPTSKLNQALPFLVLPGIGSVPRLPATLRASSSLQF; this comes from the coding sequence ATGAAATCCGGCCTCCCCCGCAAGCAAAAAGGCGCTGTCGCCATCGAATTCGCCTTGGTGTTCATCGTCTTTTTTGCCGTGTTTTATGGCTTGGTCAGCTACAGCCTGCCGCTGTTGCTGATGCAGTCGTTCAATGAATCGACGGCCGAAGCCGTGCGCCGCAGCGTGGCACTTGATCCGGCCACCGCCAATTACCCCGCCGCCGTCACGGCCACTGCCAGAACCGAGCTGACCCGGCAATTGGCATGGCTGCCTGGCGCCTTGAACTTCAACGCCGCCTCGGACAGCACCATCACCTATACCGGCGGCGTGCTGACCGTGACCATCAACTATCCCACCAGCAAATTGAATCAGGCACTGCCGTTTCTGGTGTTGCCGGGCATCGGTTCGGTACCGCGCCTGCCCGCGACGCTACGCGCCTCGTCGAGCCTGCAATTTTGA